One Sphingomonas limnosediminicola DNA segment encodes these proteins:
- a CDS encoding VOC family protein — protein sequence MSLPPFHLAFPVDDLAAARRFYGELLGCPEGRSAEHWIDFDLRGHQIVAHLAPESVRKRSTNAVDREAVPVPHFGLVLPMEEWKALARRLTGADVDFVIEPTVRFAGQAGEQATMFLLDPAGNALEFKAMADPAKLFATG from the coding sequence ATGAGCCTTCCGCCCTTTCATCTCGCCTTTCCGGTTGATGATCTGGCCGCCGCGCGACGCTTCTACGGCGAGCTTCTGGGATGTCCCGAGGGTCGAAGCGCGGAGCATTGGATCGATTTCGATCTGCGCGGTCACCAGATCGTCGCCCATCTCGCGCCGGAATCGGTTCGGAAGCGCTCGACCAACGCAGTGGATCGCGAGGCAGTGCCGGTGCCGCACTTCGGGCTCGTGCTGCCGATGGAAGAATGGAAGGCGCTCGCCCGACGCCTGACGGGTGCAGACGTCGACTTCGTGATCGAGCCGACGGTGCGCTTTGCCGGCCAGGCAGGCGAACAAGCGACGATGTTCTTGCTCGATCCCGCCGGAAACGCGCTCGAATTCAAGGCAATGGCGGACCCGGCGAAACTGTTCGCAACGGGCTGA